Proteins encoded by one window of Dreissena polymorpha isolate Duluth1 chromosome 11, UMN_Dpol_1.0, whole genome shotgun sequence:
- the LOC127850574 gene encoding uncharacterized protein LOC127850574 isoform X2 yields MSWRRVESWWKPMRRGGKPRHSAYLMADKESLSLIILLPCGNTEDNLPKRADGLFELCNKVFEHVEAMLRKEEDEEVDAAEGGDKRVAKTLLNSIQHPLYVDNPN; encoded by the exons ATGTCATGGAGGCGGGTAGAAAGCTGGTG GAAGCCGATGAGGAGGGGAGGAAAGCCACGGCATA GCGCATACCTGATGGCCGACAAGGAATCCCTGAGCCTGATCATCCTTCTGCCTTGTGGGAACACAGAGG ATAACCTCCCGAAGAGAGCAGACGGTTTGTTTGAGCTGTGTAACAAGGTGTTCGAGCATGTTGAGGCCATGCTTCGTAAGGAGGAGGACGAGGAAGTTGATGCCGCTGAGGGTGGTGACAAACGGGTCGCCAAGACGCTGCTCAATTCAATTCagcaccccctgtacgtcgataatccaaactga
- the LOC127850574 gene encoding uncharacterized protein LOC127850574 isoform X1, with product MSELKAKTRRWRTHALMSWRRVESWWKPMRRGGKPRHSAYLMADKESLSLIILLPCGNTEDNLPKRADGLFELCNKVFEHVEAMLRKEEDEEVDAAEGGDKRVAKTLLNSIQHPLYVDNPN from the exons ATGTCGGAGTTGAAG GCGAAGACTCGGCGCTGGCGAACGCATGCCCTCATGTCATGGAGGCGGGTAGAAAGCTGGTG GAAGCCGATGAGGAGGGGAGGAAAGCCACGGCATA GCGCATACCTGATGGCCGACAAGGAATCCCTGAGCCTGATCATCCTTCTGCCTTGTGGGAACACAGAGG ATAACCTCCCGAAGAGAGCAGACGGTTTGTTTGAGCTGTGTAACAAGGTGTTCGAGCATGTTGAGGCCATGCTTCGTAAGGAGGAGGACGAGGAAGTTGATGCCGCTGAGGGTGGTGACAAACGGGTCGCCAAGACGCTGCTCAATTCAATTCagcaccccctgtacgtcgataatccaaactga
- the LOC127849779 gene encoding uncharacterized protein LOC127849779: MSDLPQDVGVESRCVRAMKLYILHYCFACIIVYISFTIITVDKQWVSGVLGYSSQYGSDKYSAQQILGAPDVYPGYADDKRAWAPNYIDANQFLEFQFTTSVYVTQLDVYETFNGGGVKAIKCFDVSEKWITLWSTDKVSVKRYPRIFSPSFTSTISCFSNRIKLEIDCTAAGTWVEIDAVMLYGKKEEEQWVSGVIGYSSQYGSDNFSAEAILGVPDMYPTYGKAIAAWAPDVIDENQFLEFQFATPVYVTKVDVYEVYKAGGVKAIKCFDVSEAWITLWSTKQVSVFESARIFSPSFTSERPCFSNHIRLDIDCTVANTWVQIDAVRLHGSKEAVQWANAVIGYSSEYGSDKWSAKQTLGLPDVYPRYADDKKAWAPDVIDAHQYLLLQFATPVYVTQVDVYETFNAGGVKEIVCYDYQENVQRRIRLWSTDKVSAVKSARVFSPSFEVKERTDKLGLVSSNFFTDLNTQLFAWTIRRPLTLDITMLMCYVVLLLLPCILHTGN, translated from the exons aaattgtatattttacattattgctTTGCTTGCATTATTGTATATATCAGTTTTACTATTATTACAGTGGATAAGCAGTGGGTCTCTGGGGTGCTTGGGTATTCTTCGCAGTATGGGAGCGACAA GTATAGCGCGCAGCAAATACTGGGTGCTCCAGATGTGTACCCTGGATACGCGGATGACAAAAGGGCATGGGCCCCAAATTACATCGACGCAAACCAGTTCTTGGAG TTCCAGTTCACCACTTCCGTCTACGTGACACAACTCGACGTCTACGAGACTTTCAATGGTGGCGGTGTCAAGGCCATTAAGTGCTTCGATGTCTCAGAAAAGTGGATAACGCTATGGTCGACGGACAAAGTATCCGTTAAACGGTATCCGAGGATATTCAGTCCATCGTTTACG TCTACAATTTCTTGTTTCTCGAACCGCATTAAGCTGGAAATCGACTGCACCGCTGCAGGCACCTGGGTGGAGATAGACGCTGTAATGCTGTACGGCAAAAAGG AGGAAGAGCAGTGGGTCTCTGGAGTTATTGGGTATTCTTCACAGTATGGGAGCGACAA TTTTAGTGCGGAGGCAATACTAGGTGTTCCAGATATGTACCCTACATACGGGAAGGCCATTGCGGCATGGGCCCCAGATGTCATCGACGAAAACCAGTTCTTGGAG TTCCAGTTCGCCACTCCCGTCTACGTGACAAAAGTCGACGTCTACGAGGTCTACAAAGCTGGCGGTGTCAAGGCCATTAAGTGCTTCGATGTCTCAGAAGCGTGGATAACGCTATGGTCGACGAAACAAGTATCCGTTTTTGAATCTGCGAGGATATTTAGTCCATCGTTTACG TCTGAACGTCCTTGTTTCTCGAACCACATTCGGCTGGATATCGACTGCACCGTGGCAAACACCTGGGTGCAGATAGACGCTGTAAGGCTGCACGGCTCCAAAG AGGCAGTGCAGTGGGCCAATGCTGTGATTGGCTATTCGTCGGAGTATGGGAGCGACAA GTGGAGTGCGAAGCAAACACTGGGTCTTCCAGATGTGTACCCTAGATACGCGGATGACAAAAAGGCATGGGCCCCAGATGTCATCGACGCACATCAGTACTTACTG TTGCAGTTCGCCACTCCCGTCTACGTAACACAAGTCGACGTCTACGAGACTTTCAATGCTGGCGGTGTCAAGGAAATTGTGTGCTATGATTACCAAGAAAACGTACAAAGACGGATAAGGCTATGGTCGACCGACAAAGTATCCGCTGTAAAGTCTGCGAGGGTATTTAGTCCATCGTTTGAGGTAAAAGAACGAACAGATAAGTTAGGTTTAGTAAGTTCAAACTTCTTTACCGATTTAAACACGCAATTATTTGCATGGACAATTCGAAGGCCCTTGACCCTAGACATAACCATGCTTATGTGCTATGTCGTACTGTTGTTATTGCCTTGTATCTTACATACGGGTAATTga